The following coding sequences lie in one Carassius carassius chromosome 1, fCarCar2.1, whole genome shotgun sequence genomic window:
- the LOC132155831 gene encoding NACHT, LRR and PYD domains-containing protein 3-like: MMAEDTDNHNTCNRDKSIKRERSHSPVLSVLSMKSDKSMKIPIQLKAEERLFNQSSEERSDSPVPSVLSMKSDKSMKIPIQLKDGVFASDQSSEERSHYPDPSVLSMKSDKSMKIPIQLKDGDFASDQSAKTRAYSPDPSVWSLKSDKSMKIPIQLKGGHSLLDQSFLETLNSPDPSAIQMPIQRRDEINLPHQRDDAQSPDPEIQQRLKYNMKLKHLYIFEGLAKQGNPTLLNEIYTELCIIDGGNGEINNEHEIKRIEKTLKSAAGVTTPIKCNDIFRALPGQDRPIRTVLTKGVAGIGKTVSVQKFILDWAEGKENQDVQLIFPFPFRELNLMKDKTLSLSDFLYVFFPETKEMEISSEEYKVLFIFDGLDECRLSLNFQSDVRLCDASKPASVDELLMNLIVGNLLPSALIWITSRPAAADLVPSECVHRVTEVRGFNEPQKEEYFRKRISDQSLADRIISHLKSSRSLYIMCHIPVFCWISAAVLEKMLSRAVSGEILKTLTQMYTHFLMAQISIKDAKYTEKEDKDMEMIFKLGKLAYVQLDKGNLIFYEEDLRECGIDVTEASVYSGLCTQIFREESGWYQGKVFCFVHLSVQEHLAALYVILSFHNSSKNVLVEGEAKTVSIILKCAIDKALDSKNGHLDLFLRFLMGLSVETNQALLERFLKKRSIIAQDTAETVEYLKEMIVRNCPDKSILMFHCLNELNDHSLSDEIQKYIASGKVSEDIQSQELGLALLFILMTSNENFDEFELHKYGRSDAFISWLYPVIRLSTKAWMCNCNITEMGCLKLSTLLSSHSNVRELDLSHNNLQDSGVEILCAGPKESSRAKQLIQQWFSSRPYHPSNQCLFDDIASLTAGLQDAESRLESLNLKNCTVTAAGCVFLSSALSLNPSHLKVLDLSWNNIGDSGVTHICASLDKVHCSLEILKLHNCNITHKSCAALASVLQTDSNLKELSLSKNELQDSGVMLLSVGLHHPHCKLETLRQDYSQ, encoded by the exons ATCAATGAAAATACCAATTCAGTTAAAGGATGGAGTTTTTGCATCTGATCAAAG TTCTGAGGAAAGATCACATTACCCTGATCCGAGTGTTTTGTCCATGAAAAGTGATAAATCAATGAAAATACCAATTCAGTTAAAGGATGGAGATTTTGCATCTGATCAAAG TGCTAAGACAAGAGCATATTCTCCTGATCCCAGTGTTTGGTCCCTGAAAAGTGACAAATCAATGAAAATACCAATTCAGTTAAAAGGTGGACATTCTCTGCTTGACCAAAG TTTCCTAGAGACATTGAATTCGCCTGATCCCAGTGCAATACAAATGCCAATTCAGCGTAGAGATGAAATAAATCTACCACATCAGAG agATGATGCACAAAGTCCTGATCCAGAAATCCAACaaagattaaaatataatatgaaattgAAGCATCTCTACATTTTTGAAGGACTGGCAAAGCAGGGAAACCCAACACTTCTGAATGAAATCTACACAGAGCTCTGCATCATAGATGGTGGGAATGGAGAGATCAATAATGAGCATGAAATTAAAAGGatagaaaaaacattaaaaagtgcaGCAGGAGTAACTACACCAATTAAATGCAATGACATCTTTAGAGCTTTACCTGGACAAGACAGACCCATCAGAACTGTGCTGACAAAGGGAGTCGCTGGCATTGgaaaaacagtctctgtgcagaagtttatCCTGGACTGGGCTGAAGGGAAAGAGAATCAGGACGTCCAGCTCATATTTCCATTTCCTTTCAGAGAGCTCAATCTGATGAAGGATAAAACACTCAGTCTTTCAGATTTTCTTTATGTCTTTTTCCCTGAAACCAAAGAAATGGAAATATCCAGTGAAGAATATAAAgtgttgtttatttttgatggtctggatgagtGTCGTCTGTCTCTCAATTTTCAGAGTGATGTGAGGTTGTGTGATGCAAGTAAACCAGCCTCAGTGGATGAGCTGTTGATGAACCTCATTGTGGGGAatctgcttccctctgctctcatctggatcacctccagaccagcagcagctgaTCTCGTCCCCTCTGAGTGTGTCCATCGAGTGACAGAGGTACGAGGCTTCAATGAGCCACAGAAGGAGGAATACTTCAGAAAGAGAATCAGTGATCAGAGTCTGGCCGACAGGATCATCTCACACCTGAAGTCATCAAGGAGCCTctacatcatgtgccacatcccagtgTTCTGCTGGATCTCAGCCGCTGTTCTGGAGAAGATGTTGAGTCGGGCAGTGAGCGGAGAGATTCTAAAGACTCTCACTCAGatgtacacacacttcctgaTGGCACAGATTAGCATCAAAGACGCAAAGTATACTGAGAAGGAGGACAAGGATATGGAGATGATCTTCAAATTGGGGAAACTGGCATATGTGCAACTGGACAAGGGAAACCTGATCTTCTATGAGGAAGACCTGAGAGAGTGTGGCATTGATGTGACAGAAGCATCAGTGTACTCAGGATTGTGCACTCAGATCTTCAGAGAGGAATCTGGCTGGTATCAGGGGAAAGTCTTCTGCTTTGTTCATCTCAGCGTTCAGGAACATCTAGCGGCTCTATATGTGATACTCTCCTTCCACAACAGCAGCAAAAATGTGCTTGTTGAAGGTGAAGCAAAGACAGTGTCAATCATTCTCAAATGTGCAATTGATAAGGCTTTAGACAGTAAGAATGGACATCTCGATCTCTTTCTTCGCTTTCTCATGGGACTTTCGGTGGAGACAAATCAGGCCCTTCTAGAAaggtttttaaagaaaagaagtaTCATCGCCCAGGACACAGCAGAAACTGTTGAGTATCTCAAGGAAATGATTGTAAGAAATTGTCCAGATAAGAGCATTCTTATGTTCCACTGTCTAAATGAACTTAATGATCATTCACTAAGTGATGAAATCCAAAAGTACATAGCCTCTGGAAAAGTTAGCGAAGATATCCAGTCCCAGGAACTTGGCTTGGCTCTTCTGTTTATTTTAATGACATCAAATGAGAACTTTGATGAGTTTGAACTACATAAATATGGCAGATCAGATGCATTCATAAGCTGGCTGTATCCTGTGATCAGGCTGTCTACAAAAGCTTG GATGTGTAACTGTAATATCACAGAAATGGGATGTTTAAAGCTGTCTACACTTTTGTCTTCACATTCCAAtgtgagagagctggatctgagccaCAACAACCTGCAGGACTCAGGAGTAGAAATACTCTGTGCTGGACCAAAGGAATCAAGCCGTGCAAAACAATT AATTCAGCAATGGTTCAGCAGTAGGCCATATCATCCAAGCAATCAGTGTTTGTTTGATGATATTGCAAGTCTCACAGCTGGACTACAGGACGCAGAGTCTAGACTGGAATCTCTGAA TCTGAAGAACTGCACAGTTACAGCAGCAGGCTGTGTTTTCCTGAGTTCAGCTCTTAGTTTAAACCCTTCACATCTGAAAGTGCTGGATCTGAGCTGGAATAAtataggagactctggagtgaccCATATCTGTGCTTCTCTGGACAAAGTTCATTGCTCATTGGAAATACTCAA GTTACATAATTGTAATATAACACACAAAAGTTGTGCAGCATTGGCGTCAGTACTACAAACAGATTCAAACCTGAAAGAACTGTCTCTAAGCAAGAATGAGCTCCAGGACTCTGGTGTGATGCTGTTATCTGTTGGACTTCATCATCCTCACTGTAAACTGGAGACCCTGAGGCAAGATTATTCTCAATGA